A stretch of the Xiphias gladius isolate SHS-SW01 ecotype Sanya breed wild chromosome 21, ASM1685928v1, whole genome shotgun sequence genome encodes the following:
- the cfap57 gene encoding cilia- and flagella-associated protein 57 isoform X2 produces MTTVVAQTHFVFGLRKDVANNLCFCDEQTVVFPCGNNCVCYNTVQRCQRLIPGSENSQGMRALAISANRRYLAVSECGEKATITVFDLQHEQGRKRKVLTAGRMLVQEFVCVAFSPDSKYLIGQTGGPEWMLIFWLWEKQKVLASVTTSDSKKPVTQISFNPYNNIQLCVSGSGVFKLFRYSEGTLKQSSFPKVETINFLCHTWLTVEQVIAGTDTGRLLVFESGDLRREINTTSKAVPGQSDSQSLYRQVETRKVKNTDMDEALTVSRITAILSYSKGFMCSMGPGTVCLFEKTEDSYRRSREIQIPPDPYSNEMSPAESQEIDTMCISPAEETLAISTDQGQLYSVSLSSVDINKEEKLHFEFLSQSFHSKSITGLSICLRKPLAATSSLDHSVRIWNYETKVLELYKEFQEEAYSVALHPTGLFILVGFSDKLRLMNLVIDDIRTFKEFTLRGCRECAFSHGGHMFAAVNGNVIHIYSVTSFENILNLKGHNGKVRGIEWSLDDSRLVSCGMDGAVYEWNTQTGKRESESVLKSCSYTGVAFSSDCKTILAVGTDLTLKEIQDCQVLREVPADEVAHTAVAVSHSGRVVFSGTSSGSIRAIKYPLPVQKDWITYQAHCGPVTKMVITFDDQFLLTVSEDGCLLMWKIIDKEGRGLKSNRQIIHTEEILVTKSDMEEKTQNMLELKMRLEELQMENEYQLRLKDIHYNEKMKEISDKFTQQIESLKTTQQAMKTEMEKQEREHQQSSAEVTVKHSKELEDLELSYSQKLIVEHERYQDLQHEYQRMQEDNEKQRKSAEESKIQALEELTQNYEAKLQEKTQHLARCQEDAQQQIREFQEIIKQVEEDEERMIHDIQIKYEKKLHTEKETNTNLKGETGIMAQKFCSLQKQTDEKNTDIKKLKQERQRLLGLIRSLESDIEDLKRQIAGHEKTNQDKDKTISGLKKKNQELEKLKFVLDFQLNKLKNQTEPQQDDINEKKERIHQLEEELVQIDKSNTQLKLTVSDLRLKLRTRDKEMHKEMQKVKDLETHLQRLKSDLQNCVGFIQEPRKLKNSVQMIYARYVPQTNAGEKSSVDDDIQRAFCLQRDHLERTVNSLKMRLAKSAEEHEKVYVKIMKENVALITEINELRKELRLVRTQAKDYKAQLATYKTSNRSRPNSEEGPKKEPKHEDAN; encoded by the exons ATGACTACAGTGGTTGCTCAGACCCATTTCGTCTTCGGGCTACGGAAAGATGTGGCCAACAATTTGTGTTTCTGCGATGAACAGACTGTCGTTTTCCCCTGTGGAAACAACTGCGTGTGCTACAACACCGTCCAAAGATGTCAGAGGTTAATCCCAG gCTCAGAGAATAGCCAGGGCATGCGTGCTTTGGCCATCAGTGCCAACCGGCGTTACCTGGCAGTGTCCGAGTGTGGTGAGAAGGCCACCATAACAGTGTTTGACCTGCAGCATGAGCAGGGTAGAAAGAGAAAAGTTCTGACTGCAGGACGTATGCTTGTTCAGGAGTTCGTATGCGTGGCTTTCTCTCCCGATTCCAAGTACCTGATAGGCCAAACAGGTGGTCCAGAGTGGATGTTGATCTTCTGGCTTtgggaaaaacagaaagtccTGGCCTCAGTGACGACCAGTGACTCAAAGAAACCTGTTACCCAG ATCAGCTTCAACCCTTACAACAACAttcagctgtgtgtgagtgggagcGGTGTGTTCAAGCTGTTTCGCTACTCAGAGGGAACCCTGAAACAGAGCAGCTTCCCAAAGGTGGAGACCATCAACTTCCTGTGTCATACCTGGTTGACAGTGGAGCAGGTGATAGCCGGGACGGACACAGGCAGGCTGCTGGTGTTTGAGTCTGGAGACCTGCGAAGAGAGATCAACACAACCTCTAAGGCTGTGCCGGGGCAGTCTGACAG CCAATCAC tttaCAGGCAAGTGGAGACAAGGAAGgtcaaaaacactgacatggaTGAAGCTCTCACTGTCTCCCGCATCACAGCCATCCTCTCCTACTCCAAGGGCTTTATGTGCTCTATGGGTCCTGgcactgtctgtctttttgaaaagacagaggacagtTACAGAAGGAGCAGGGAGATACAG ATTCCTCCAGACCCATACAGCAATGAGATGAGCCCGGCTGAATCCCAAGAGATTGACACCATGTGCATCAGTCCAGCAGAGGAGACCTTGGCCATCAGTACAGACCAAGGACAGCTGTACAGCGTCAGCCTATCCTCTGTGGACATCAATAAG gaagaaaaactacattttgagTTTCTGTCCCAGTCCTTCCACTCCAAGTCCATCACTGGTTTATCCATCTGCCTTCGGAAGCCTCTCGCAGCCACTAGCTCTCTGGACCACTCGGTCCGCATCTGGAACTATGAGACAAA AGTGTTGGAGCTGTACAAGGAGTTCCAGGAAGAGGCGTACAGTGTGGCTCTGCACCCCACTGGCCTCTTCATCCTGGTGGGATTTTCAGACAAACTCAGGCTGATGAACCTGGTTATCGATGACATCCGCACCTTCAAGGAGTTCACTCTGCGCGGCTGCAGGGAG TGTGCTTTCAGCCACGGTGGCCACATGTTTGCAGCTGTCAATGGAAACGTCATTCACATCTACTCTGTCACTTCTTTTGAAAATATCCTCAATCTGAAGGGCCACAATGGAAAG gtcCGTGGCATTGAATGGAGCCTGGATGACAGCCGGCTGGTGTCGTGCGGGATGGATGGTGCAGTGTATGAGTGGAACACACAGACTGGCAAGCGTGAGTCCGAGAGCGTCCTCAAGTCCTGCAGCTACACGGGTGTGGCCTTCTCTTCAGACTGCAAGACCATCCTGGCTGTGGGAACAGACCTCACTCTAAAGGAGATCCAAGATTGTCAG GTCCTGAGGGAGGTTCCTGCTGATGAGGTAGCTCACACTGCTGTCGCAGTGTCTCACTCTGGTAGGGTCGTCTTCTCCGGGACCTCCAGTGGGTCCATCAGGGCCATTAAATACCCATTACCCGTCCAGAAGGACTGGATCACGTACCAGGCCCACTGTGGCCCGGTTACCAAG ATGGTGATCACGTTTGATGATCAGTTCCTGCTGACAGTGTCTGAAGACGGCTGTCTGTTGATGTGGAAGATCATTGATAAGGAGGGCCGAGGACTGAAGAGCAACAGGCAGATCATCCACACTGAAGAGATTCTTGTCACCAAGTCAGACATGGAGGaaaag ACACAGAACATGCTGGAGCTGAAGATGCGtctggaggagctgcagatgGAGAACGAGTACCAACTCCGCCTGAAGGACATTCACTACAATGAGAAGATGAAGGAGATTTCTGACAAGTTTACCCAGCAAATAGAATCTCTAAAAACTACACAACAG GCCATgaagacagagatggaaaagCAGGAGCGTGAGCACCAGCAGAGTTCTGCAGAGGTCACGGTGAAACATTCAAAAGAACTGGAGGATTTAG AGTTATCCTACAGCCAGAAGCTGATTGTGGAGCATGAGAGGTACCAGGATCTTCAGCATGAATATCAAAGAATGCAGGAGGACAATGAGAAGCAGCGGAAGTCTGCAGAGGAGAGCAAAATCCAAGCCCTGGAGGAGCTGACCCAGAACTACGAGGCCAAGCTGCAGGAGAAGACTCAACACCTGGCTCGG tGTCAGGAGGATGCACAGCAGCAGATTAGGGAGTTTCAAGAGATCATAAAGCAGgtagaagaggatgaggagaggatgaTCCATGACATCCAAATCAAGTATGAGAAGAAactacacacagaaaaagagaccAACACAAATCTGAAGGGAGAAACTGGTATCATGGcacaaaag TTCTGCAGTCTTCAGAAGCAGACTGATGAAAAGAACACAGACATAAAGAAGCTCAAGCAGGAGCGGCAGAGGCTGCTGGGTTTGATCCGCTCCCTGGAGAGTGACATTGAGGACCTGAAGAGGCAGATCGCTGGACATGAAAAGACCAACCAGGACAAG GATAAGACCATCTCTGGCTTGAAGAAGAAGAACCAGGAACTGGAGAAGTTGAAGTTTGTTCTTGATTTCCAGTTGAACAAATTGAAGAATCAGACCGAGCCTCAACAAGACGACATCAatgagaagaaggagaggatccatcag ctggaggaggagctggtgcAAATTGACAAGAGCAACACTCAGCTGAAGCTCACTGTCTCTGACCTGAGGCTCAAACTGAGGACGAGAGATAAAGAGATGCACAAGGAGATGCAGAAG GTGAAAGATTTGGAGACACATCTTCAGCGGCTCAAGTCCGACCTCCAAAACTGTGTTGGCTTCATCCAAGAGCCGAGGAAACTGAAGAACAGCGTGCAGATGATCTATGCCCGCTATGTACCACAAACCAATGCG GGGGAGAAAAGCAGTGTAGATGACGATATTCAGAGGGCATTCTGTCTGCAGCGTGATCACCTAGAGAGGACTGTTAATAGTCTCAAGATGAGGCTTGCCAAATCTGCTGAGGAACATGAGAAAGTCTACGTCAAGATCATGAAg GAGAATGTTGCtctgatcactgaaatcaatgAACTGCGTAAGGAGCTGCGTTTGGTGAGGACGCAGGCTAAAGATTACAAAGCTCAGCTGGCCACGTACAAGACATCGAACAGGTCACGTCCCAACTCAGAGGAAGGACCCAAAAAGGAGCCCAAACACGAAGATGCCAATTAA
- the cfap57 gene encoding cilia- and flagella-associated protein 57 isoform X1, translated as MTTVVAQTHFVFGLRKDVANNLCFCDEQTVVFPCGNNCVCYNTVQRCQRLIPGSENSQGMRALAISANRRYLAVSECGEKATITVFDLQHEQGRKRKVLTAGRMLVQEFVCVAFSPDSKYLIGQTGGPEWMLIFWLWEKQKVLASVTTSDSKKPVTQISFNPYNNIQLCVSGSGVFKLFRYSEGTLKQSSFPKVETINFLCHTWLTVEQVIAGTDTGRLLVFESGDLRREINTTSKAVPGQSDRQVETRKVKNTDMDEALTVSRITAILSYSKGFMCSMGPGTVCLFEKTEDSYRRSREIQIPPDPYSNEMSPAESQEIDTMCISPAEETLAISTDQGQLYSVSLSSVDINKEEKLHFEFLSQSFHSKSITGLSICLRKPLAATSSLDHSVRIWNYETKVLELYKEFQEEAYSVALHPTGLFILVGFSDKLRLMNLVIDDIRTFKEFTLRGCRECAFSHGGHMFAAVNGNVIHIYSVTSFENILNLKGHNGKVRGIEWSLDDSRLVSCGMDGAVYEWNTQTGKRESESVLKSCSYTGVAFSSDCKTILAVGTDLTLKEIQDCQVLREVPADEVAHTAVAVSHSGRVVFSGTSSGSIRAIKYPLPVQKDWITYQAHCGPVTKMVITFDDQFLLTVSEDGCLLMWKIIDKEGRGLKSNRQIIHTEEILVTKSDMEEKTQNMLELKMRLEELQMENEYQLRLKDIHYNEKMKEISDKFTQQIESLKTTQQAMKTEMEKQEREHQQSSAEVTVKHSKELEDLELSYSQKLIVEHERYQDLQHEYQRMQEDNEKQRKSAEESKIQALEELTQNYEAKLQEKTQHLARCQEDAQQQIREFQEIIKQVEEDEERMIHDIQIKYEKKLHTEKETNTNLKGETGIMAQKFCSLQKQTDEKNTDIKKLKQERQRLLGLIRSLESDIEDLKRQIAGHEKTNQDKDKTISGLKKKNQELEKLKFVLDFQLNKLKNQTEPQQDDINEKKERIHQLEEELVQIDKSNTQLKLTVSDLRLKLRTRDKEMHKEMQKVKDLETHLQRLKSDLQNCVGFIQEPRKLKNSVQMIYARYVPQTNAGEKSSVDDDIQRAFCLQRDHLERTVNSLKMRLAKSAEEHEKVYVKIMKENVALITEINELRKELRLVRTQAKDYKAQLATYKTSNRSRPNSEEGPKKEPKHEDAN; from the exons ATGACTACAGTGGTTGCTCAGACCCATTTCGTCTTCGGGCTACGGAAAGATGTGGCCAACAATTTGTGTTTCTGCGATGAACAGACTGTCGTTTTCCCCTGTGGAAACAACTGCGTGTGCTACAACACCGTCCAAAGATGTCAGAGGTTAATCCCAG gCTCAGAGAATAGCCAGGGCATGCGTGCTTTGGCCATCAGTGCCAACCGGCGTTACCTGGCAGTGTCCGAGTGTGGTGAGAAGGCCACCATAACAGTGTTTGACCTGCAGCATGAGCAGGGTAGAAAGAGAAAAGTTCTGACTGCAGGACGTATGCTTGTTCAGGAGTTCGTATGCGTGGCTTTCTCTCCCGATTCCAAGTACCTGATAGGCCAAACAGGTGGTCCAGAGTGGATGTTGATCTTCTGGCTTtgggaaaaacagaaagtccTGGCCTCAGTGACGACCAGTGACTCAAAGAAACCTGTTACCCAG ATCAGCTTCAACCCTTACAACAACAttcagctgtgtgtgagtgggagcGGTGTGTTCAAGCTGTTTCGCTACTCAGAGGGAACCCTGAAACAGAGCAGCTTCCCAAAGGTGGAGACCATCAACTTCCTGTGTCATACCTGGTTGACAGTGGAGCAGGTGATAGCCGGGACGGACACAGGCAGGCTGCTGGTGTTTGAGTCTGGAGACCTGCGAAGAGAGATCAACACAACCTCTAAGGCTGTGCCGGGGCAGTCTGACAG GCAAGTGGAGACAAGGAAGgtcaaaaacactgacatggaTGAAGCTCTCACTGTCTCCCGCATCACAGCCATCCTCTCCTACTCCAAGGGCTTTATGTGCTCTATGGGTCCTGgcactgtctgtctttttgaaaagacagaggacagtTACAGAAGGAGCAGGGAGATACAG ATTCCTCCAGACCCATACAGCAATGAGATGAGCCCGGCTGAATCCCAAGAGATTGACACCATGTGCATCAGTCCAGCAGAGGAGACCTTGGCCATCAGTACAGACCAAGGACAGCTGTACAGCGTCAGCCTATCCTCTGTGGACATCAATAAG gaagaaaaactacattttgagTTTCTGTCCCAGTCCTTCCACTCCAAGTCCATCACTGGTTTATCCATCTGCCTTCGGAAGCCTCTCGCAGCCACTAGCTCTCTGGACCACTCGGTCCGCATCTGGAACTATGAGACAAA AGTGTTGGAGCTGTACAAGGAGTTCCAGGAAGAGGCGTACAGTGTGGCTCTGCACCCCACTGGCCTCTTCATCCTGGTGGGATTTTCAGACAAACTCAGGCTGATGAACCTGGTTATCGATGACATCCGCACCTTCAAGGAGTTCACTCTGCGCGGCTGCAGGGAG TGTGCTTTCAGCCACGGTGGCCACATGTTTGCAGCTGTCAATGGAAACGTCATTCACATCTACTCTGTCACTTCTTTTGAAAATATCCTCAATCTGAAGGGCCACAATGGAAAG gtcCGTGGCATTGAATGGAGCCTGGATGACAGCCGGCTGGTGTCGTGCGGGATGGATGGTGCAGTGTATGAGTGGAACACACAGACTGGCAAGCGTGAGTCCGAGAGCGTCCTCAAGTCCTGCAGCTACACGGGTGTGGCCTTCTCTTCAGACTGCAAGACCATCCTGGCTGTGGGAACAGACCTCACTCTAAAGGAGATCCAAGATTGTCAG GTCCTGAGGGAGGTTCCTGCTGATGAGGTAGCTCACACTGCTGTCGCAGTGTCTCACTCTGGTAGGGTCGTCTTCTCCGGGACCTCCAGTGGGTCCATCAGGGCCATTAAATACCCATTACCCGTCCAGAAGGACTGGATCACGTACCAGGCCCACTGTGGCCCGGTTACCAAG ATGGTGATCACGTTTGATGATCAGTTCCTGCTGACAGTGTCTGAAGACGGCTGTCTGTTGATGTGGAAGATCATTGATAAGGAGGGCCGAGGACTGAAGAGCAACAGGCAGATCATCCACACTGAAGAGATTCTTGTCACCAAGTCAGACATGGAGGaaaag ACACAGAACATGCTGGAGCTGAAGATGCGtctggaggagctgcagatgGAGAACGAGTACCAACTCCGCCTGAAGGACATTCACTACAATGAGAAGATGAAGGAGATTTCTGACAAGTTTACCCAGCAAATAGAATCTCTAAAAACTACACAACAG GCCATgaagacagagatggaaaagCAGGAGCGTGAGCACCAGCAGAGTTCTGCAGAGGTCACGGTGAAACATTCAAAAGAACTGGAGGATTTAG AGTTATCCTACAGCCAGAAGCTGATTGTGGAGCATGAGAGGTACCAGGATCTTCAGCATGAATATCAAAGAATGCAGGAGGACAATGAGAAGCAGCGGAAGTCTGCAGAGGAGAGCAAAATCCAAGCCCTGGAGGAGCTGACCCAGAACTACGAGGCCAAGCTGCAGGAGAAGACTCAACACCTGGCTCGG tGTCAGGAGGATGCACAGCAGCAGATTAGGGAGTTTCAAGAGATCATAAAGCAGgtagaagaggatgaggagaggatgaTCCATGACATCCAAATCAAGTATGAGAAGAAactacacacagaaaaagagaccAACACAAATCTGAAGGGAGAAACTGGTATCATGGcacaaaag TTCTGCAGTCTTCAGAAGCAGACTGATGAAAAGAACACAGACATAAAGAAGCTCAAGCAGGAGCGGCAGAGGCTGCTGGGTTTGATCCGCTCCCTGGAGAGTGACATTGAGGACCTGAAGAGGCAGATCGCTGGACATGAAAAGACCAACCAGGACAAG GATAAGACCATCTCTGGCTTGAAGAAGAAGAACCAGGAACTGGAGAAGTTGAAGTTTGTTCTTGATTTCCAGTTGAACAAATTGAAGAATCAGACCGAGCCTCAACAAGACGACATCAatgagaagaaggagaggatccatcag ctggaggaggagctggtgcAAATTGACAAGAGCAACACTCAGCTGAAGCTCACTGTCTCTGACCTGAGGCTCAAACTGAGGACGAGAGATAAAGAGATGCACAAGGAGATGCAGAAG GTGAAAGATTTGGAGACACATCTTCAGCGGCTCAAGTCCGACCTCCAAAACTGTGTTGGCTTCATCCAAGAGCCGAGGAAACTGAAGAACAGCGTGCAGATGATCTATGCCCGCTATGTACCACAAACCAATGCG GGGGAGAAAAGCAGTGTAGATGACGATATTCAGAGGGCATTCTGTCTGCAGCGTGATCACCTAGAGAGGACTGTTAATAGTCTCAAGATGAGGCTTGCCAAATCTGCTGAGGAACATGAGAAAGTCTACGTCAAGATCATGAAg GAGAATGTTGCtctgatcactgaaatcaatgAACTGCGTAAGGAGCTGCGTTTGGTGAGGACGCAGGCTAAAGATTACAAAGCTCAGCTGGCCACGTACAAGACATCGAACAGGTCACGTCCCAACTCAGAGGAAGGACCCAAAAAGGAGCCCAAACACGAAGATGCCAATTAA